One genomic region from Balaenoptera acutorostrata chromosome 1, mBalAcu1.1, whole genome shotgun sequence encodes:
- the CFAP126 gene encoding protein Flattop: MATNYSANQYEKAFSPKYLQNWSLAKPTKERISSHEGYTQIIANDRGHLLPSVPRSKASPWGSFIGTWQMPLKVPPARVTLTSRTAAGAASLTKWIQKNPDLLKASNGLHPEILGKPRDPDSQKKLEKSITKTVQQAPSPTIILSSPESNLNSPDQLQSSHPSEGHTPGPQSPPNSPKSPPGSPCMLEHCAGPNLAEVQKCKPGTPLGTKGPH, translated from the exons ATGGCCACTAACTACAGTGCCAACCAA TATGAAAAAGCTTTCTCACCCAAGTATCTGCAGAACTGGTCTCTCGCCAAGCCAACAAAAGAG AGGATTTCTTCCCATGAAGGCTACACTCAGATTATCGCCAATGATCGTGGTCATCTGTTGCCTTCAGTGCCCCGTTCCAAG GCAAGTCCTTGGGGTTCCTTCATTGGCACCTGGCAAATGCCTCTGAAGGTACCCCCTGCTCGGGTGACCCTGACCTCCCGTACAGCTGCTGGTGCTGCCTCCCTTACCAAATGGATACAGAAAAATCCTGATTTACTCAAGGCCTCCAATGGGCTACATCCTGAAATCTTAGGCAAG CCCCGTGATCCAGATAGTCAGAAGAAACTTGAGAAGTCTATCACAAAGACTGTACAGCAAGCACCAAGTCCAACCATAATCCTAAGCTCCCCAGAATCAAATCTCAATTCCCCAGATCAACTCCAAAGCTCACACCCCTCTGAAGGTCACACTCCGGGTCCCCAAAGCCCACCCAACTCTCCAAAGAGTCCACCTGGAAGCCCATGTATGCTAGAACACTGTGCAGGTCCTAATTTAGCCGAGGTCCAGAAATGCAAACCTGGAACTCCATTAGGGACTAAGGGACCACACTGA